The Streptomyces achromogenes genome window below encodes:
- a CDS encoding aspartate aminotransferase family protein, with product MTALSPHLRQATPVVAVRGEGVHLFDQDGRRYLDFTAGIGVTSTGHCHPKVVAAAQEQVGTLIHGQYTTVMHEPLRRLVGKLGEVLPAGLDSLFFTNSGSEAVEAALRLARQATGRPNVIVCHGGFHGRTVAAASMTTSGTRFRSGFSPLMSGVVVTPFPSAYRYGWDEETATRFALQELDYTLQTISSPADTAALIVEPVLGEGGYVPANRVFMEGLRERADRHGFLLILDEVQTGVGRTGRFWGHDHFGVTPDILVTAKGLASGFPLSGIAASEELMAKAWPGSQGGTYGANAVACAAACTTLDVVRDERLVENAEAMGKRLRQGLEAVADRTPGIGDVRGLGLMLATEFVTEDGRPDPETAARVQRAAIDEGLLLLLCGAWNQVVRMIPALVIDEAAVDEGLQAWATAVEAGTAGASPR from the coding sequence ATGACCGCACTGTCGCCGCACCTTCGCCAGGCCACGCCCGTGGTGGCGGTCCGGGGCGAGGGCGTCCATCTCTTCGACCAGGACGGCCGCCGCTACCTCGACTTCACCGCCGGCATCGGCGTCACCAGCACCGGCCACTGCCACCCCAAGGTGGTCGCGGCGGCTCAGGAGCAGGTGGGCACCCTGATCCACGGCCAGTACACGACAGTCATGCACGAGCCGCTGCGCCGTCTGGTCGGCAAGCTCGGTGAGGTGCTGCCGGCCGGTCTGGACAGCCTGTTCTTCACCAACTCCGGCAGCGAGGCCGTCGAGGCCGCGCTGCGCCTGGCCCGCCAGGCGACCGGTCGGCCGAACGTCATCGTGTGCCACGGCGGCTTCCACGGTCGTACGGTCGCCGCCGCCTCCATGACCACCTCCGGTACCCGCTTCCGCTCCGGTTTCTCGCCGCTGATGAGCGGTGTGGTCGTCACCCCGTTCCCGTCGGCCTACCGCTACGGCTGGGACGAGGAGACCGCCACCCGCTTCGCCCTGCAGGAGCTGGACTACACGCTCCAGACGATCTCCTCGCCCGCGGACACGGCCGCTCTCATCGTCGAGCCGGTGCTCGGCGAGGGTGGGTACGTGCCTGCCAACCGGGTCTTCATGGAGGGGCTGCGGGAGCGCGCGGACCGCCACGGGTTCCTCCTGATCCTCGATGAGGTGCAGACCGGCGTCGGCCGCACCGGCCGCTTCTGGGGGCATGACCACTTCGGCGTCACGCCCGACATCCTCGTCACCGCCAAGGGTCTGGCCAGCGGCTTCCCGCTGTCCGGGATCGCCGCCTCCGAGGAGCTGATGGCCAAGGCGTGGCCGGGCTCGCAGGGTGGCACGTACGGCGCCAACGCCGTAGCCTGCGCCGCGGCCTGCACCACTCTCGACGTCGTACGCGACGAGAGGCTCGTCGAGAACGCCGAGGCGATGGGCAAGCGGCTGCGGCAGGGCCTGGAGGCGGTCGCCGACCGCACCCCGGGCATCGGGGACGTACGCGGCCTCGGGCTGATGCTGGCCACCGAGTTCGTCACCGAGGACGGCAGGCCCGACCCCGAGACCGCCGCCCGCGTCCAGCGCGCCGCGATCGACGAGGGCCTGCTCCTGCTGCTGTGCGGTGCCTGGAACC
- a CDS encoding alpha/beta fold hydrolase, producing MPSSEPRPTIHLPGTTSHVIAPRAGHRSHEGTLRYLTAGTGAPVVLLHTVRTQAEHFRSLIPLIADRYTVYALDLPGMGYSEIVPGASYDEPAMRAGVKRLLTELDLRDVTLVGESMGAVLALTTAADLPERIRRVVAVNTYDFRGGIARSGLLARVVVGGALAPGVGPVIAGVEPKAVFRRILQGGLVDRAALQEDYIDELLQVGRRSGYASVARAVYQSLPSLIAARSRYPEVKAPVHLVYGEKDWSRPSDRQANKELLPAADFTQVPGAGHFIALERPDLLADLLNTVE from the coding sequence ATGCCCAGCTCAGAGCCACGTCCTACGATTCACCTGCCGGGAACCACCAGCCACGTCATCGCCCCGCGCGCAGGACACCGCAGCCACGAGGGGACCCTGCGGTACCTCACAGCGGGCACCGGCGCTCCCGTGGTCCTGCTGCACACCGTGCGCACCCAGGCCGAGCACTTCCGCTCCCTCATCCCGCTGATCGCGGACCGGTACACCGTGTACGCCCTCGACCTGCCGGGGATGGGCTACTCCGAGATCGTGCCCGGTGCGTCGTACGACGAGCCGGCCATGCGCGCGGGCGTCAAGCGGCTCCTGACCGAACTCGACCTCCGCGACGTGACCCTGGTCGGGGAATCCATGGGGGCGGTGCTCGCCCTGACCACCGCGGCCGACCTGCCCGAGCGGATCCGGCGCGTCGTCGCGGTGAACACGTACGACTTCCGCGGCGGTATCGCCCGGTCCGGTCTTCTCGCCCGTGTGGTGGTCGGCGGCGCCCTGGCTCCGGGGGTGGGCCCGGTGATCGCCGGGGTGGAGCCCAAGGCCGTCTTCCGCAGGATCCTGCAGGGCGGGCTGGTCGACAGGGCCGCGCTGCAGGAGGACTACATCGACGAACTTCTCCAGGTGGGCCGCCGTTCCGGCTACGCGAGCGTCGCCCGGGCCGTGTACCAGAGCCTGCCCAGTCTCATCGCCGCCCGCTCGCGCTACCCGGAGGTCAAGGCGCCCGTCCACCTCGTCTACGGGGAGAAGGACTGGTCGCGGCCATCGGACCGGCAAGCCAACAAGGAGCTGCTGCCGGCCGCCGATTTCACGCAGGTGCCGGGAGCAGGTCACTTCATCGCCTTGGAACGGCCCGACCTGCTGGCCGACTTGCTCAACACGGTGGAGTGA
- a CDS encoding GDSL-type esterase/lipase family protein, which produces MQTTPHAAPHVTSLRRLARALPALVTAVLVACLLSWTGSSPAQAAPGDGAVSDPNIVYVGRWDTSAGTAAVPSWTGAYLQTAFTGTTVKVKARAAVNLYASIDGGPDVFHAGVRGTVNLTPEPLSADTHTLRVSYRSGDTVFQGLVLDPGARTVAPNTPSRLVEFVGDSITAGALTDRLALDSYAWKAGEQLGARHTQIARSGYCLVAQSGCTGLSTQFFRTAATGGQNWDFSRYRADAVVINLGTNDIGHGVTGPAFRSAYTKFLADLRATYPNAQLFAVQTLKKRYVTETRGAVTARTNAGDSRVHYVDTTGWLTDGTDYEDGNGHPNEAGHTKFANRLTPVIAARLGSPASTLAAAPGQPGDPNIKFVGRWDTRTSTAYTPYWAGAYYRVGFTGRTVQLKQRGTIDFWARIDNGPVKFYDDVKATVNLTPSPLSSGNHTLQVNYQVVAGSYRGDAVFQGLVLDTGATTFAPPAPGKLIEFVGDSITVGTTSSQNARTAYGWLIGERLGTAHTQIAQGGACLVAAADGCVGLERQFTKLNPNAATPDWDFSRYQANAVVLNLGTNDVGHQVSSAQFQAAYTSLLRKVRAAYPQAWIFALETFRGRYVPQTEAAVKAAVDGGDSRVSFVDTTGWLGSGDLTDSVHPNDRGHRVIADRLAPVIAARIGM; this is translated from the coding sequence GTGCAGACCACCCCCCACGCCGCCCCCCACGTCACCTCTTTACGCCGCCTCGCCCGTGCCCTCCCTGCGCTCGTCACGGCCGTCCTCGTCGCCTGCCTGCTGTCCTGGACGGGGAGCTCCCCCGCCCAGGCCGCGCCGGGTGACGGCGCGGTCTCCGACCCCAACATCGTCTACGTCGGGCGCTGGGACACCAGCGCAGGCACGGCGGCGGTGCCCTCCTGGACCGGTGCGTATCTGCAGACGGCCTTCACCGGCACCACGGTGAAGGTCAAGGCAAGAGCCGCGGTCAACCTGTACGCCAGCATCGACGGCGGCCCCGACGTCTTCCACGCGGGCGTGCGCGGCACGGTGAACCTCACTCCCGAGCCCCTGTCCGCCGACACCCACACCCTGCGCGTCTCGTACCGCTCCGGCGACACCGTCTTCCAGGGACTGGTGCTGGACCCCGGTGCGCGCACGGTCGCGCCGAACACCCCCTCCCGGCTCGTCGAGTTCGTCGGTGACTCCATCACCGCCGGCGCGCTCACGGACCGGCTCGCACTGGACTCGTACGCCTGGAAGGCCGGCGAGCAACTGGGGGCGCGCCACACCCAGATCGCCCGATCCGGCTACTGCCTCGTCGCCCAGTCCGGATGCACGGGCCTGAGCACGCAGTTCTTCAGGACGGCCGCCACAGGCGGTCAGAACTGGGACTTCTCCCGCTATCGGGCGGACGCCGTCGTCATCAACCTGGGCACCAACGACATCGGCCACGGCGTGACCGGCCCCGCCTTCCGGTCGGCCTACACCAAGTTCCTCGCCGACCTGCGCGCCACCTACCCGAACGCGCAACTCTTCGCCGTGCAGACGCTCAAGAAACGCTACGTCACCGAGACCAGGGGGGCCGTCACCGCCCGCACCAACGCCGGTGACAGCAGGGTGCACTACGTCGACACCACGGGCTGGCTGACCGACGGCACCGACTACGAGGACGGCAACGGGCACCCCAACGAGGCGGGCCACACCAAGTTCGCGAACCGCCTCACCCCCGTCATCGCCGCCCGACTCGGCAGCCCCGCGTCCACCCTGGCGGCCGCTCCCGGCCAACCCGGCGACCCGAACATCAAGTTCGTGGGCCGCTGGGACACCAGGACCTCCACCGCCTACACCCCGTACTGGGCGGGCGCCTACTACCGGGTCGGCTTCACCGGCCGGACCGTCCAGCTCAAGCAGCGCGGGACGATCGACTTCTGGGCGAGGATCGACAACGGTCCGGTGAAGTTCTACGACGACGTCAAGGCAACGGTGAACCTGACCCCCTCCCCGCTGTCCTCCGGCAACCACACCCTTCAGGTCAACTACCAGGTGGTCGCCGGTTCCTACCGGGGTGACGCCGTCTTTCAGGGACTGGTCCTCGACACCGGCGCCACGACGTTCGCACCGCCGGCGCCCGGCAAGCTGATCGAGTTCGTCGGCGACTCGATCACGGTGGGGACGACGTCGTCGCAGAACGCCCGCACCGCGTACGGCTGGCTGATCGGGGAACGACTCGGAACCGCGCACACCCAGATCGCCCAGGGCGGCGCCTGTCTGGTCGCCGCGGCGGACGGATGCGTCGGCCTGGAGCGGCAGTTCACCAAACTCAACCCGAACGCGGCCACCCCCGACTGGGACTTCTCCCGCTACCAGGCGAACGCGGTCGTCCTCAACCTCGGCACCAACGACGTGGGCCACCAAGTCAGCTCCGCGCAGTTCCAGGCGGCGTACACCAGCCTGCTGCGCAAGGTCCGCGCCGCGTACCCGCAGGCGTGGATCTTCGCATTGGAGACCTTCCGCGGCCGGTACGTCCCGCAGACCGAGGCAGCGGTCAAGGCGGCCGTCGACGGCGGCGACTCCCGGGTCTCCTTCGTCGACACCACCGGCTGGCTGGGTTCGGGCGACCTGACGGACTCGGTCCACCCCAACGACCGGGGGCACCGCGTCATCGCGGACCGGCTGGCACCGGTCATCGCGGCGCGGATCGGTATGTGA
- a CDS encoding molybdopterin-dependent oxidoreductase, translating into METQKTDRPAPGRPPKQWYGELAGVAATALALGLGELVAAATGGPSAPLVAVGGVAVDAAPTPVKEFAVAVFYTYDKLALQAGIVLVLAVFAAFIGVVAMRRLWFGLAGVAVFGTIGVLASATRPSATWAYPLPTVAGALAAAGLLVLLRRTLPRRAAVSAQDLGDDTGPDADVAAQGTHTLVQGAGSPSSDAGVSVLDGAGRPPGRRRFLALAIGAIGAAAVAVPGGRGLWAQRVAAARAAVVLPSPSIPAAPLPAKVSVGVPGVEPFVTRASDFYRIDTALTVPQTEPKDWRLRIHGRVKRPLTLTYEQLLARPMVERYITLACVSNEVGGRLVGNARWLGVPIKDLLDEVEPHDRADQVVSRSVDGYTAGTPTAALRDGRGALLAVGMNGEPLPVDHGFPVRMVVPGLYGYVSATKWLTELELSRFSDFSAYWVRRDYAALAPVKTQARIDTPASGKHLTQGLVMVAGVAWAPHRGVSAVEVRVDDGPWQQAQLAAVPSVDTWRQWRWPWQATPGEHRLQVRATDNTGQVQTGQVHRPLPDGATGRHTIRVTVA; encoded by the coding sequence ATGGAGACTCAGAAGACAGATCGGCCGGCACCGGGAAGACCGCCCAAGCAGTGGTACGGCGAGCTTGCCGGCGTCGCGGCCACCGCACTCGCCCTGGGCCTCGGTGAGCTGGTGGCAGCCGCGACGGGCGGGCCCTCAGCGCCCCTCGTGGCGGTGGGTGGCGTCGCCGTGGACGCCGCGCCGACCCCGGTCAAGGAGTTCGCCGTCGCGGTGTTCTACACGTACGACAAGCTGGCGCTGCAGGCTGGAATCGTGCTGGTGTTGGCGGTGTTCGCCGCGTTCATCGGTGTAGTGGCCATGCGTCGCCTCTGGTTCGGGCTGGCCGGCGTCGCTGTGTTCGGGACGATCGGCGTACTCGCGTCGGCCACCCGGCCCAGCGCCACGTGGGCGTACCCGCTGCCGACGGTGGCCGGTGCACTGGCCGCTGCCGGCCTTCTGGTGCTGCTGCGCCGCACCCTGCCGCGCCGTGCTGCGGTATCGGCGCAGGACCTGGGGGACGACACCGGCCCGGATGCGGACGTGGCGGCACAGGGAACCCACACCCTCGTGCAGGGAGCCGGTTCACCGTCGTCGGACGCCGGCGTCTCGGTGCTGGACGGCGCGGGACGGCCGCCGGGCCGACGACGGTTTCTCGCGCTGGCGATCGGGGCGATCGGCGCGGCCGCGGTGGCCGTACCGGGCGGACGCGGACTCTGGGCACAGCGTGTGGCCGCGGCCCGGGCCGCGGTGGTTCTGCCTTCGCCGTCGATCCCGGCAGCGCCCTTGCCCGCCAAGGTCTCCGTGGGCGTGCCCGGAGTGGAGCCGTTCGTGACCAGGGCTTCGGACTTCTACCGGATCGACACTGCTTTGACGGTGCCGCAGACGGAACCGAAGGACTGGCGGCTGAGGATTCATGGCCGGGTGAAACGGCCGCTGACACTGACGTACGAGCAATTGCTGGCACGGCCGATGGTGGAGCGCTACATCACGCTGGCGTGTGTGTCCAACGAGGTCGGTGGCCGGTTGGTCGGCAACGCGCGGTGGTTGGGGGTGCCGATCAAGGATCTGCTGGATGAAGTCGAGCCGCACGACAGGGCGGATCAGGTGGTGAGCCGTTCCGTGGACGGATACACGGCAGGTACACCGACGGCAGCGTTGCGTGACGGGCGGGGCGCGTTGCTGGCGGTCGGGATGAACGGGGAGCCACTGCCGGTCGACCACGGGTTTCCGGTCCGGATGGTGGTGCCCGGGCTGTACGGATACGTATCGGCGACGAAGTGGTTGACGGAGCTGGAGCTGAGTCGTTTCTCGGACTTCAGCGCCTATTGGGTACGGCGGGATTACGCGGCGCTGGCTCCGGTGAAGACGCAGGCGCGGATCGACACACCGGCCTCGGGCAAGCATCTGACGCAAGGTCTGGTGATGGTGGCCGGGGTGGCGTGGGCACCACATCGTGGGGTGTCCGCGGTGGAGGTCCGCGTGGACGACGGACCATGGCAGCAGGCACAGCTCGCGGCGGTGCCGTCGGTGGACACATGGCGGCAGTGGCGCTGGCCGTGGCAGGCGACGCCCGGCGAGCATCGGCTGCAAGTACGCGCCACCGACAACACCGGACAGGTGCAGACAGGGCAGGTGCACAGGCCGTTGCCCGACGGGGCGACCGGCAGGCACACGATCAGGGTCACGGTCGCCTAG
- a CDS encoding sensor histidine kinase, with the protein MAVRSTVDFGYRYRVGWHVLVGAVAIPLAVALAADVSVALGQRLLALGTLAVIVACYALVAPRAMENRDERWGAAYFAVLAVAFPLLLAIAPIGGALLFALCPQLFVMVARWRVRLPLLLILYAELAWAMVARAGVSRYTLAMAGVTVLVPLTVTILVGAYLTGIREQNRKRAALIEELTRTRAALERAGHEAGVHAERERLAAEIHDTLAQGFTSVLMLAQVARTTLLRDPTAADGQLDILEKTARENLAEARSLIAASAPVDLTGRGLADALDRLAARHTRDTGTRVEVSIVGERSGTSTGTDIALLRTAQEALANVGRHAAATTVRIELRHGSGLMALAVTDDGQGFDPATVRGGYGLLGMRTRASGFGGTCTVRSAPGQGTTVRVELPQPSAEQAARSLHPVLDLSSTPDH; encoded by the coding sequence GTGGCAGTGCGCAGCACCGTCGACTTCGGCTACCGCTACCGCGTCGGATGGCATGTCCTCGTCGGCGCCGTCGCGATACCTCTTGCCGTCGCCCTGGCAGCCGACGTCTCCGTGGCGCTCGGACAACGCCTGCTGGCCCTCGGTACGCTCGCTGTCATCGTCGCCTGCTACGCGCTGGTCGCTCCGCGGGCCATGGAGAACCGCGACGAGCGTTGGGGTGCGGCCTATTTCGCCGTCCTGGCGGTCGCGTTCCCGCTCCTGCTCGCCATCGCCCCGATCGGTGGCGCACTGCTGTTCGCGCTCTGCCCACAGCTGTTCGTGATGGTCGCGAGGTGGCGAGTACGCCTACCGCTGTTGTTGATCCTCTACGCCGAACTCGCCTGGGCCATGGTGGCGCGGGCCGGAGTCAGCCGCTACACGCTGGCGATGGCCGGCGTGACGGTTCTGGTACCCCTGACCGTGACGATCCTCGTGGGCGCCTATCTGACCGGCATCCGCGAGCAGAACCGCAAGCGGGCCGCGCTGATCGAGGAACTGACCCGGACGCGGGCCGCACTGGAACGCGCGGGCCACGAGGCTGGCGTCCATGCCGAACGTGAACGCCTGGCTGCCGAGATCCACGACACCCTGGCACAGGGCTTCACCAGCGTCCTCATGCTCGCTCAGGTCGCGCGGACGACCCTGCTCCGTGATCCGACGGCCGCCGACGGCCAGCTCGACATCCTGGAGAAGACCGCCCGCGAGAACCTCGCGGAGGCACGCTCGCTGATCGCCGCATCGGCCCCGGTCGACCTGACCGGCCGCGGGCTCGCGGATGCGCTGGACCGGCTCGCCGCCCGGCATACTCGCGACACGGGTACGCGCGTCGAGGTCTCGATCGTCGGCGAGCGGTCCGGTACATCCACCGGCACCGATATCGCCCTGCTGCGCACCGCGCAGGAGGCCCTGGCCAACGTCGGCAGGCACGCCGCCGCCACGACGGTGCGGATCGAGCTACGCCACGGTTCCGGCCTCATGGCGCTGGCCGTCACCGATGACGGCCAGGGCTTCGACCCGGCCACCGTCCGGGGTGGATACGGCCTGCTCGGCATGCGCACCCGCGCCTCCGGCTTCGGCGGAACCTGCACGGTGCGATCGGCTCCCGGCCAGGGCACCACGGTGCGGGTCGAGCTGCCGCAGCCCTCGGCCGAGCAGGCGGCGCGTAGCCTGCATCCTGTACTTGATCTCAGCTCCACACCCGACCACTGA
- a CDS encoding response regulator, producing the protein MTVRILIVDDHPVVRFGLRGMLEAYDDLRVVGEAGSGDEAIVLASTTRPDVVLMDLRMPGTDGASATARIRQEHPGVRVLVLTTYEGDADILPAIEAGATGYLLKDTPIGSLTDAIRAAARGETVLAPPVAARLVTHLQAPAGEQLTPREVQVLGLVARGLSNSEIGRQLYIGEATVKTHLLRTFVKLGVNDRTAAVTVALSRGVLTSPHR; encoded by the coding sequence ATGACTGTCCGCATCCTGATTGTCGATGACCATCCCGTCGTACGCTTCGGCCTCCGCGGCATGCTCGAGGCCTACGACGACCTGCGGGTCGTCGGCGAGGCCGGCTCCGGCGACGAGGCGATCGTCCTCGCCTCCACGACGCGCCCGGACGTCGTCCTGATGGATCTGCGGATGCCGGGTACCGACGGCGCCTCCGCGACGGCGCGCATCCGTCAGGAGCACCCCGGCGTTCGCGTGCTCGTGCTGACCACCTACGAAGGTGACGCCGACATCCTGCCGGCCATCGAGGCCGGCGCCACTGGTTACCTGCTCAAGGACACCCCGATCGGTAGCCTGACCGACGCGATCCGGGCGGCGGCCCGCGGTGAGACCGTCCTCGCCCCGCCGGTGGCCGCCCGGCTGGTGACTCACCTTCAGGCGCCGGCGGGGGAGCAACTGACCCCACGCGAGGTTCAGGTACTCGGCCTCGTCGCACGGGGTCTGTCCAACAGCGAGATCGGTCGGCAGCTGTACATCGGCGAAGCGACGGTGAAGACACACCTGCTGCGAACGTTCGTCAAACTGGGTGTCAACGACCGCACGGCAGCCGTCACCGTCGCTCTGTCGCGCGGCGTCCTCACCTCACCACACCGGTGA
- a CDS encoding DUF1295 domain-containing protein, translating to MPFAIYVVLFAALALQGDLTGFMVCNLLVQLAVFVVGACLPAHRTGFMSYVDVAWPWGLALIGVQVLAFGGLASPAAVATAAIYLLMGIRMGAWALRFMVFKRLPGELPRYQYQRRRWERDGFRNEKVSLQVEIMVQCGANIAVLAVPAALATVRPAGLDAVSVVAIALWAVFWVFESVADLQKARFADRTRRDGARRTCDVGLWRYSRHPNYFGQWMQWNSLILLSLPVLIDRRPHHHIVFGLLTALALAWISWTTYHMLVHYTGAVPAEYFSRRRRPDYIRYQRVTNRFFPGPRRTTDQ from the coding sequence ATGCCGTTCGCGATCTACGTCGTGCTGTTCGCGGCCCTTGCACTTCAGGGCGACCTCACCGGGTTCATGGTCTGCAACCTGCTGGTGCAACTGGCCGTCTTCGTCGTGGGTGCGTGTCTGCCGGCCCACCGCACCGGGTTCATGTCCTACGTGGATGTGGCCTGGCCGTGGGGCCTGGCCCTGATCGGGGTCCAGGTCCTGGCGTTCGGCGGCCTGGCTTCGCCTGCGGCTGTCGCGACTGCGGCGATCTACCTGCTGATGGGCATACGTATGGGCGCCTGGGCGCTGCGGTTCATGGTGTTCAAGCGGTTGCCCGGCGAGTTGCCGCGGTACCAGTACCAGCGGCGCCGCTGGGAGCGAGACGGGTTCCGCAACGAGAAGGTCTCGCTCCAGGTCGAGATCATGGTCCAGTGCGGCGCCAACATCGCTGTACTCGCGGTCCCGGCCGCGCTCGCCACCGTGCGCCCGGCCGGCCTTGATGCCGTGAGTGTCGTGGCGATCGCGCTGTGGGCGGTGTTCTGGGTCTTCGAATCGGTGGCGGACCTGCAGAAGGCCCGTTTCGCCGACCGCACCCGACGAGACGGTGCGCGCCGCACCTGCGACGTCGGGTTGTGGCGCTACAGCCGCCACCCCAACTACTTCGGTCAGTGGATGCAGTGGAACAGTCTCATCCTGTTGTCGCTGCCCGTGCTGATCGACCGCCGGCCACACCATCACATCGTCTTCGGCCTGCTCACGGCCCTCGCCCTGGCCTGGATCTCCTGGACCACGTACCACATGCTCGTGCACTACACCGGTGCCGTTCCCGCCGAGTACTTCAGCCGGCGACGACGCCCCGACTACATCCGCTATCAGCGCGTCACCAACCGATTCTTTCCCGGGCCCCGACGGACCACTGATCAGTGA
- a CDS encoding QsdR family transcriptional regulator, with product MSQMQEVPPPLPPDEPVLRAAVTMFLRDGWIDARALAAEAGIGRATLYRRYGDRDRLIGEAIWAIATTEFAQIYPQSHGQGADKVADLVHAMLTTSAQLPAMRRFVAEHPDTALRVMTSRDGVIQDRVVETVSRLIQSEIGEPDDIDAPTLAYAVVRVAESFYYRELLTGQPTDISAATAIIRRLLR from the coding sequence ATGTCTCAGATGCAAGAGGTTCCGCCTCCGCTGCCCCCGGACGAGCCGGTGCTGCGCGCCGCGGTCACGATGTTCCTGCGGGACGGCTGGATCGACGCACGGGCGCTGGCCGCCGAGGCCGGCATCGGCCGCGCCACCCTGTATCGGCGTTACGGCGACCGCGACCGCCTGATCGGCGAGGCGATCTGGGCGATCGCCACGACCGAGTTCGCCCAGATCTACCCCCAAAGCCACGGGCAAGGCGCCGACAAGGTCGCCGACCTCGTTCACGCCATGCTGACCACCAGCGCACAACTGCCGGCCATGCGTCGGTTCGTCGCCGAACACCCCGACACTGCGCTACGGGTGATGACCTCGCGTGACGGCGTCATCCAGGACCGCGTAGTCGAGACCGTCAGCCGGCTCATCCAGTCCGAGATCGGCGAACCCGACGACATCGACGCCCCCACCCTCGCCTACGCCGTCGTCCGGGTCGCCGAGTCCTTCTATTACCGCGAGCTCCTCACCGGGCAGCCCACCGACATCAGCGCCGCCACCGCCATCATCCGCAGACTCCTGCGCTGA
- a CDS encoding LysR family transcriptional regulator has translation MNLAGLDLNLVVALRALLQERNVTRAGLRIGLSQPAMSAALARLRRHFDDDLLARVGGGYELTALGQALLDRTATACDLLERVFASQAEFDPSCEEHEFTLIASDYAVAVFGVELARTVQAEAPGIRLRFKQVPNEIIDSTGSLLSTVDGLLLPHGIIRGFPTVELYQDSWVFLVADDNSEVGEQLTLDDLARLPWVTYQRAYDAPAARQIATLGIEPRVAVSVDSFQLMPLLVAGTRRVALLQRRLADELDGLAHVRIMEPPYDAVPIQQALWWHPVHMHDAAHTWLRETMGRAAEMMEARRPTNSRPPE, from the coding sequence GTGAACTTGGCCGGCCTGGACCTCAACCTCGTCGTTGCCCTGCGCGCCCTCCTGCAGGAGCGCAACGTCACCAGGGCCGGCCTGCGCATCGGGCTCAGTCAACCCGCCATGAGCGCGGCCCTGGCCCGGCTGCGCCGTCACTTCGACGACGACCTCCTCGCCCGGGTGGGTGGAGGGTACGAGCTGACCGCCCTCGGGCAGGCCCTCCTCGACCGGACCGCCACCGCATGCGACCTGCTGGAGCGCGTCTTCGCCAGTCAGGCCGAATTCGACCCCTCCTGCGAGGAACATGAGTTCACGCTGATCGCCTCGGACTACGCGGTTGCCGTCTTCGGCGTCGAACTCGCCCGCACCGTCCAGGCCGAGGCGCCGGGCATCCGGCTCAGGTTCAAACAGGTACCGAACGAAATCATCGACAGTACCGGGTCGCTGCTCAGTACCGTGGACGGGCTGCTGTTGCCCCACGGCATCATTCGCGGCTTCCCCACGGTCGAGCTCTACCAGGACAGCTGGGTCTTCCTCGTCGCCGACGACAATTCCGAGGTCGGTGAGCAGCTCACCCTCGACGACCTGGCCCGACTGCCGTGGGTGACGTACCAGCGAGCCTACGACGCCCCCGCCGCCCGTCAGATCGCCACGCTCGGCATCGAGCCGCGCGTGGCGGTGTCCGTCGACAGTTTCCAGCTGATGCCACTCCTGGTCGCAGGCACCCGCAGGGTGGCTCTCCTCCAGAGGCGTCTCGCCGACGAGCTGGACGGACTCGCACACGTCCGCATCATGGAACCGCCCTATGACGCCGTGCCGATCCAGCAGGCCCTGTGGTGGCATCCGGTCCACATGCACGACGCGGCGCACACATGGCTGCGGGAGACGATGGGCCGGGCCGCCGAGATGATGGAAGCCCGTCGGCCTACGAATTCCCGTCCGCCGGAATGA